The proteins below come from a single Rosa rugosa chromosome 2, drRosRugo1.1, whole genome shotgun sequence genomic window:
- the LOC133734659 gene encoding uncharacterized protein LOC133734659 yields MAPPKKIVIDQEEELNEQAARSWGTNIGASLVLQTTIQRPLLLRLSNNHAGLGPTPRDAFPADTIAFYGLPVRRPIPVLRRTPGDFTSWSAPNHRSKIGHWPSFISAAELSWYRETRARDLARWNAAGITHTIDLCFHLPRGGNRSPLAAFLCFWNTATNTFDFRFGQMSITLLDILTITGLPIDGEPYLHGQFDSDTFASTMAQHGRSAHSGSYPRWLAYYRQERNATGGIAFLEYWLCKFVFCTSSCKPTGAWTLLATALYNGRRIGLGQPVLGALYRTLYQATMHPFETSISGPFWILDFWIQIYFPYFRRDDIPLLPPSDQLLGRWLSRDERYISPPYSECFTYLYLLHEMPYCDLVLSRRFPAPLEHGFLPGASRYSDRARLAFRRAISCSDIRIAADELSYELYAPNHFARQFGLVQLVPFPLYDAWNYNTSWRRLGPLSGSPPAQSTLALVDLPDWAKEIDSVDGTEDGYETWWAEVSVNCWRQQHDELFAAIFGELRYPYTADVDLLARVLEDAAQVPPPAAEPAPRPARAPRQAQAGIVIREPPQEGNAPLSGSRAANNTQATGQSGKQKAVMTEPEDQESSSDDDDSQTIAALSARKRSRSDPRTDPWEEDEPIADRLVRHRSLTHTGEGSSATGEGTSVSQAQAPTIMNNSPPPAGAASDAQLVLTPVQIIDDSSPEVEDRALPDAPREEPSDVPILEQTVRDPTLIPSEAIPEAVPAVVMRELPTEENQNAAHTEDAVAEDVEAEAAEPAPNMVGQDLFPPAPQVAEAGESRVLPDSVPEATPVAEPPEAPVAEPPTPSTLERLARVLEVTPPGVVDEAREGLRRLLGPDILIPGAPVQVLEYLRVLLREGAITEEQFREVDQLLQNLPQGLNERAVANAQARQTETHYQNLNRQTETARDFLGDQANLIRELTLERNHLRSQIQALQAA; encoded by the exons TCCTCAGACTCTCGAACAACCATGCCGGACTGGGACCAACGCCGCGAGATGCTTTTCCAGCAGACACCATCGCCTTCTATGGCTTACCTGTTCGCCGCCCCAtcccagtcctccgaaggactcctggggattttaccagttggagCGCCCCTAACCACcgatcaaaaatagggcattggccatcgTTTATCAGCGCGGCGGAGCTGTCCTGGTATCGCGAGACGCGAGCCcgagatctggctcgctggaacgcagcaggtatcacccacactatcgatctttgttttcatcttccgcgcggtggcaatcgttcgccactcgctgcttttctctgtttttggaacacTGCCACCAATACCTTCGATTTTCGATTTGGTCAAATGAGCATCActttattggacattctcaccatcactggcCTACCCATCGACGGCGAGCCCTAtttgcatggccaattcgattcTGATACCTTTGCTTCCACCATGGCCCAACatggtcgcagcgctcatagtggctcctatccgcggtggttggCTTATTACCGTCAGGAGCGCAATGCGACCGGCGGGATCGCTTTCTTAGAGTACTGGCTCTGTAAGTTTGTCTTCTGTACTTCCTCCTGcaagcccactggtgcctggactcttctggcaacggccctctacaacggtcgCCGCATTGGGTTAGGACAACCCgtgctgggtgccctctatcgcacTTTGTATCAAGCCACCATGCATCCCttcgagactagcatttctggccccttttggattcttgacttctggattcaaatttacttcccaTATTTTCGTCGCGATGACATCCCATTGCTTCCGCCTTCTGATCAACTCCTGGGACGATGGCTCAGTCGCGATGAAAGGTACATATCCCCTCCTTAttctgagtgcttcacatacttgtacctCCTGCACGAGATGCCATACTGCGACTTGGTGCTAAGTAGGAGATTCCCGGCTCCGCTTGAACATGGATTTCTCCCTGGTGCTtctcgctacagtgatcgcgcgcgcttggctttccgccgcgcaatctcctgttcagacatcaggattgccgctgacgaactcagttacgagctctacgctcccaaccacttcgctcgccaattCGGCCTTGtccaattagtgccattccctctgtatgatgcttggaactatAACACCTCTTGGCGCAGACTAGGGCCCCTTTCTGGGTCTCCGCCAGCGCAAAGCACACTCGCACTGGTTGATCTCCCTGATTGGGCTaaagagattgactctgtggatGGAACTGAGGACGGATACGAGACATGGTGGGCAGAAGTCTcggttaactgctggaggcaacagCATGATGAGCTATTCGCTGCCATTTTCGGGGAACTGCGATACCCCTACACTGCCGATGTCGATCTACTTGCTCGCGTTCTGGAGGACGCTGCACAAGTTCCTCCTCCCGCTGCTgagccggctccgcgacccgcgcgagcacCACGTCAGGCCCAGGCTGGTATCGTAATCCGCGAACCCCCTCAAGAG GGAAACGCGCCACTTTCTGGCAGTCGCGCAGCGAACAACACCCAAGCTACTGGCCAgtctgggaaacaaaaggcGGTGATGACAGAGCCTGAAGACCAAGAATCCTCCTCTGATGACGATGACTCGCAGACG ATCGCCGCCCTATCGGCTCGGAAACGCAGTCGttctgatcctcgaactgaccCATGGGaggaagatgaaccaatcgctgaccgaTTG GTTCGCCACAGGTCCTTGACACACACTGGAGAAGGATCTTCAGCCACAGGTGAAGGCACATCTGTTTCCCAAGCCCAAGCGCCAACTATCATGAACAACTCCCCACCTCCTGCGGGCGCTGCCAGTGATGCACAGTTGGTTTTGACCCCAGTTCAGATCATAGATGATAGTTCACCTGAGGTCGAAGATAGAGCGCTACCAGATGCACCTCGTGAGGAACCAAGCGATGTACCCATCCTGGAGCAGACAGTGCGTGACCCAACTCTTATTCCCAGTGAAGCTATCCCAGAGGCAGTACCGGCAGTCGTTATGCGTGAGCTCCCAACCGAGGAG AATCAAAATGCCGCCCACACTGAGGACGCTGTAGCTGAAGACGTAGAAGCAGAAGCTGCTGAGCCTGCACCTAATATGGTTGGTCAGGACCTCTttccccctgccccccaagtcgCTGAAGCCGGAGAATCGAGAGTCCTCCCTGACTCGGTGCCAGAGGCAACACCTGTCGCCGAGCCTCCCGAGGCTCCTGTCGCTGAGCCACCAACTCCCTCCActctggaaaggttagctcgcgtacttgaagtgaccccccctggggtcgtagatgaagctAGAGAAGGCCTTCGCCGCCTCTTGGGTCCTGATATcttgattcctggtgcgcccgTGCAAGTTTTAGAATATCTGAGggtacttctccgcgagggagccatcactgagGAACAATTTCGAGAGGTCGACCAACTACTGCAAAATCTTCCTCAAGGGCTCAATGAACGGGCAGTCGCGAACGCGCAGGCTAGGCAGACTGAGACGCACTATCAGAACCTTAACCGGCAGACAGAGACCGcgcgcgatttcttgggtgatcaggctaacctcatcagggaactgacgctcgaaaggaaccacctgaggtcccagattcaggctcttCAAGCCGCTTAA